Genomic DNA from Longimicrobium sp.:
TGCGAAGCGTCGAGCGCCCACGCCACCCCCACGACCGCGGCGGAGGCCAGCGCGGCCGCGAGCGTCTTCGCCCGCGGGGTGTCGGAAATCAGCTTCGCCATTGTGTCGTCCGGTGAGGTCGTCCCGCTCCGTGGTGCGGAAACGCCCGTGCACAACGTACGCCACGGGATTTTCTCCTCTCCCGGCACCCAATCCGCCCACCGGCGTACTGACGCACTTCGTACTTCGTACTTCGCACCTCGCACTTCGCACCTTCCCATGACGACCATCGTCCTGCTGCTGATCTCCAACGTGTTCATGACCTTCGCCTGGTACGGGCACCTGAAGCACAAGGGCCTGCCCCTGGTGACGGTGATCCTGGCGAGCTGGGGGATCGCGTTCTTCGAGTACTGCTTCCAGGTGCCGGCCAACCGCATCGGCCACGGGCGCTTCACGGCCGCGGAGCTGAAGACCATCCAGGAGGTGATCTCGCTGGTGGTATTCGCGGGCTTCAGCGTGCTGTACCTGCGCGAGGAGCTGAAGTGGAACTACCTGGTGGGCTTCGGGCTGATCGTGGCGGCCGTGTTCGTCGTCTTCCACGAGTGGTGAGCCGATCGACGCCGTCCTGATCTTCGTCCGCGCGCCGGAGGCGGGGCGCGTGAAGACCCGCCTGGCCGCCGAGATCGGGCCGGAGGCGGCGCTGCGCGTCTACCGGCGCCTGGCCGAGCGCGCCGTCGCCGAGGCGCAGGCGCTGGGGCCGGACGTGTCGGTGCGCGTGCACTTCACCCCGGCGGAC
This window encodes:
- a CDS encoding DMT family protein, which translates into the protein MTTIVLLLISNVFMTFAWYGHLKHKGLPLVTVILASWGIAFFEYCFQVPANRIGHGRFTAAELKTIQEVISLVVFAGFSVLYLREELKWNYLVGFGLIVAAVFVVFHEW